Proteins co-encoded in one Ciconia boyciana unplaced genomic scaffold, ASM3463844v1 HiC_scaffold_41, whole genome shotgun sequence genomic window:
- the LOC140645911 gene encoding olfactory receptor 14J1-like produces MSNGSSMNYFLLLAFPDTRELQLSMFWHFLGIYLAALLGNGLIISVVACDHRLHTPMYFFLLNLSLLDLGSISTTLPKAMANSLWGNRAISYLGCAAQVFFFVFLIGGEYCLLTVMAYDRYVAICKPLHYGTLVGSRACVHMAAAAWGSGFLNSLLHTANTFSIPLCQGNALDQFFCEVPTILKLSCSQSYLREVGFILITACLMFGCFVFIVLSYVQIFRAVLRIPSEQGRHKAFSMCLPHLAVVSLFLSTSFFAYLKLPSISSPSLDLVLSFLYSVVPPAVNPLIYSMRNQELKDALWKLSQVTLFHRQ; encoded by the coding sequence ATGTCCAATGGCAGCTCCATGAattatttcctcctcctggcattcCCAGACAcgcgggagctgcagctctcgATGTTCTGGCacttcctgggcatctacctggctgccctcctgggcaacggCCTCATCATCTCTGTTGTAGCCTGTGACCACcgcctccacacccccatgtacttcttcctgctcaacctctccctcctcgacctgggctccatctccaccactCTCCCTAAAGCCATGGCCAATTCCCTGTGGGGCAACAGGGCCATCTCCTACTTGGGATGTGCTGCacaggtctttttttttgttttcttgattgGAGGAGAGTACTGTCTTCTCACAGTCATGGCCTACGACCGCTAcgttgccatctgcaaacccctGCACTACGGGACCCtcgtgggcagcagagcttgtgtccacatggcagcagctgcctggggcagtgggtttcTCAATTCCCTCCTGCACACTGCCAATACATTTTCCATACCTctctgccaaggcaatgccctggaccagttcttctgtgaagtcCCCAcgatcctcaagctctcctgctcacaGTCCTACCTCAGGGAAGTTGGGTTTATTCTGATTACTGCCTGTTTAatgtttgggtgttttgttttcattgtgctgtcctATGTGCAGATTTTCAGGGCCGTGCTgaggatcccctctgagcagggacggcacaaagccttttccatgtgcctccctcacctggccGTGGTCTCCCTTTTTCTCAGCACCTCATTTTTTGCCTACTTGAAgctcccctccatctcctccccttCTCTGGACCTGGTGCTCTCATTTCTGTACTCGGTGGTGCCTCCAGCAGTgaaccccctcatctacagcatgaggaaccagGAGCTCAAGGATGCCCTATGGAAACTGTCCCAAGTGACACTGTTTCACAGACAATAA